The genomic DNA AGTTCTCAAGATCAGCTATCCTCTTATAAAACTCTATTGCCCCCTCGATGGATTTCTTAGACAGACCAGAGAACTTGACCTCAATCCTCTCTAAGGGCTCCGACATTAGGTCTATAGTTCCAACAACCCTTTCAGAAACCTCAGTTCCTGGTTCAAACGCGTTAACTATCAGCCACTTGCTCCCGTTGCTAACGATGCCAACCTCAACGCCCATGTCGAAGCAGTACTTCGCCAACTGAGGAACGGCCTTTGAAACGTTAACGCTTAGGTTCTTGGCCTCAAGGAACGCTACAATTCTCCCATCCTTTATCAGAGCGTAGTCCGCCCTGCCCTCGCTCGTCTTCTCCTCAGGTCTAACCTCAGATGGATCTTCAACGTTCCAGCCCAACTCTCTAAGTAGTGGAAGTATTAGATGCTGTTTAACCGCCTCCTCATTCCTCATATATATTCCTTTGTAACCCATGAGCTTCCTCCTGATTTCCTCAAGTACCTTCCGCATACGACAAGTATATACGGGCGTCAAAATATTATCTTGTTGGTGAGTGAATTGTGCAGAATACTGCTTGCCGCGGGAGAAGGCTATAGAATGAGACCCTTGGTCGAGGCCCTAATAAGAGCTTCAGAGAACGACCCATACAAGGCGAGGAGAGGAAGGGGAAACCAGCACAGAGACGGATGGGGGTACGTTCTCATAACCAAGGACAAAATTGAGTACTATAAATCACCAAAACCAATATTCAAAGACGAAAGATCTTCACAACTTATGACTAACCTCAAGGGATTCGGAGTGCTACTACTCCACTCAAGAGCGGCAAGTCAAGGTGGAGTGAACCTGTTCAACACTCAACCTTTCGCCTATGGAAGCCCCCACGGTTACCAGCTATTCTTCATGCACAATGGAGATTTAATTAAGGACCTCCTCCTCGAAGGGCTCAAGC from Pyrococcus kukulkanii includes the following:
- a CDS encoding type I restriction endonuclease; this encodes MRKVLEEIRRKLMGYKGIYMRNEEAVKQHLILPLLRELGWNVEDPSEVRPEEKTSEGRADYALIKDGRIVAFLEAKNLSVNVSKAVPQLAKYCFDMGVEVGIVSNGSKWLIVNAFEPGTEVSERVVGTIDLMSEPLERIEVKFSGLSKKSIEGAIEFYKRIADLENSVKELLKFGLSEAMLSEYIITLPLRGRIVSFEDVKPSDRILGVYIFDGGWRFIPVEGRELKDALVAVLRYFLDKSSEEDKRAIEIAIRKIRSFSMRHEKVVSLLRGIEEEKGIKIRLVL